A genomic region of Runella rosea contains the following coding sequences:
- a CDS encoding AIR synthase-related protein encodes MTERYLQRGVSASKEDVHRAIANLDKGLFPKAFCKIVPDTLAGDPDYCTIMHADGAGTKTSLAYLYWKETGDLSVWRGIAQDSIVMNTDDLICVGATGPMLISSSIDRNKNKIPGDVIAEIINGTEEVLEMLRSHGVEIYSTGGETADVGDLVRTITVNSTVIARMKRADVISNDTIQAGDVIVGLASFGQASYETTYNGGMGSNGLTSARHDVLDSYLAPKYPETFDPEVHSSLVYSGSKRLTDAVSGTPVNVGQLILSPTRTYAPFAKTLLDELRPQIHGMVHCSGGAQTKVLHFIDNLHVIKDNLFPIPPLFKLIQAESGTSWQEMYKVFNMGHRLEVYLSEAHAQRVIEIAQSFGIEAQIIGHVEAHEGKKVTIKSEFGEFVYE; translated from the coding sequence ATGACTGAACGTTACCTCCAACGCGGCGTATCGGCTTCTAAAGAAGATGTACACCGCGCCATTGCCAACCTCGACAAAGGGCTTTTCCCGAAGGCATTCTGCAAAATTGTGCCTGACACCCTCGCCGGTGACCCTGATTATTGTACCATCATGCACGCCGACGGTGCCGGTACTAAAACCTCATTAGCGTATTTGTACTGGAAAGAAACGGGCGACTTGTCGGTGTGGCGCGGCATTGCACAAGATTCTATTGTGATGAATACCGACGACCTCATTTGCGTGGGAGCTACTGGCCCGATGCTGATTTCGTCGAGTATTGACCGCAACAAAAATAAAATCCCAGGCGACGTGATTGCCGAAATCATCAACGGTACCGAAGAAGTACTGGAGATGCTCCGCAGCCACGGCGTAGAGATTTACAGCACTGGTGGCGAAACCGCCGACGTAGGTGATTTGGTACGGACGATTACGGTCAACAGCACCGTGATTGCCCGCATGAAACGCGCAGATGTGATTTCCAATGACACCATACAGGCAGGAGATGTGATTGTAGGCTTGGCTTCTTTTGGGCAGGCTTCTTACGAAACTACCTACAACGGCGGCATGGGCAGCAACGGACTTACTTCCGCCCGCCACGATGTACTCGACAGTTATCTTGCCCCCAAATACCCCGAAACCTTCGATCCAGAAGTACACAGCTCGTTGGTTTACAGCGGCTCAAAACGCCTGACGGATGCCGTTTCTGGCACACCCGTCAACGTAGGGCAACTGATTCTTTCTCCGACCCGCACCTACGCTCCTTTTGCCAAAACGCTGCTAGACGAACTCCGCCCGCAGATTCACGGCATGGTGCATTGCAGCGGCGGCGCTCAAACCAAAGTCCTGCATTTTATTGATAATCTGCACGTTATCAAAGATAATCTATTCCCCATTCCCCCGCTCTTCAAACTGATTCAGGCCGAAAGCGGAACGAGTTGGCAGGAAATGTACAAAGTCTTCAACATGGGCCACCGCTTAGAAGTATATCTTTCGGAAGCACACGCGCAACGCGTGATTGAAATCGCTCAATCGTTCGGAATTGAAGCCCAAATCATTGGCCACGTAGAAGCCCATGAAGGCAAAAAAGTAACGATTAAGAGTGAATTTGGCGAGTTTGTGTATGAATAG
- a CDS encoding Crp/Fnr family transcriptional regulator has translation MPLATALSKIAPLSQGCQEALRTVSKSLAMKAGRNLLTLGQISDKLYYIEAGLVRAFYDTDTGREVSNWFDQEDGWVCSVQSFLTQTLANEYIQLLEDSQLIAVNYQDLLRLLNQYPELNFHFRLLSEYHLVVYDKRLQLLREQDALKRYQGFLELYPRLACRLQVKHVAQFLNLAPATLSRIRKKFQEGTSK, from the coding sequence ATGCCTCTCGCTACCGCCCTTTCAAAAATCGCCCCCCTCTCTCAAGGGTGCCAAGAAGCCCTACGCACTGTATCGAAATCTTTGGCTATGAAAGCTGGTAGAAATTTACTAACACTTGGCCAAATCAGTGATAAACTGTATTATATCGAAGCAGGGCTTGTCCGTGCATTTTACGATACAGATACAGGCCGTGAAGTTAGCAACTGGTTTGACCAGGAAGATGGATGGGTCTGTTCGGTGCAAAGTTTTCTCACACAAACCCTCGCCAACGAATACATCCAATTGTTGGAAGACAGTCAACTAATCGCCGTTAATTATCAAGATTTGCTGCGACTATTGAATCAATACCCTGAACTCAATTTTCATTTTCGATTGCTGTCAGAGTACCATCTTGTTGTTTATGATAAACGCCTTCAATTGTTACGGGAGCAAGATGCCCTAAAACGCTATCAAGGTTTTTTGGAGCTTTACCCCCGATTGGCTTGCCGTCTTCAGGTGAAGCACGTTGCCCAATTTCTCAATCTTGCCCCTGCTACCCTTAGCCGCATTCGGAAAAAATTTCAAGAGGGTACTTCTAAATAA
- a CDS encoding methyltransferase family protein has translation MGSYVLLVTFWLAYGILHSVLANNGVKYFFEQKMGTGYRFYRLIYNGLAIFLLAGILVYQFMLPAQSLWVFDWRIDLLGNFLKYGGLLIVMIAISGYNFKEFSGLTFSPNDSKPGSGTLKTNGMLHYVRHPIYTGTILFIWGLFLSDSLVRTLLMAACVTVYTLIGIYFEEQKLVAEFGEAYRVYRRTVPMLFPKIFHKKAAP, from the coding sequence ATGGGGTCGTATGTACTTTTAGTTACCTTTTGGCTTGCCTACGGCATCCTCCACAGTGTCTTGGCCAATAACGGTGTCAAGTATTTTTTTGAACAAAAAATGGGGACGGGCTATCGTTTTTATCGACTGATATACAATGGGTTGGCGATATTTCTATTGGCAGGAATTCTTGTTTATCAATTTATGCTTCCAGCTCAGTCTTTATGGGTGTTTGATTGGCGGATAGATTTACTAGGTAATTTTCTAAAATACGGCGGTTTGCTGATTGTAATGATTGCCATTTCGGGGTATAATTTCAAAGAGTTTTCGGGCTTGACATTTTCTCCAAACGATTCAAAACCAGGTTCGGGGACGCTTAAAACCAATGGGATGCTGCACTACGTGCGGCATCCTATTTATACGGGTACGATTCTGTTTATCTGGGGACTGTTTTTGTCGGATTCTTTGGTGCGAACACTGCTAATGGCGGCCTGCGTAACGGTTTATACACTGATTGGTATTTATTTTGAAGAGCAGAAACTGGTGGCCGAATTTGGAGAGGCGTATCGGGTTTACCGTCGTACAGTACCAATGTTGTTTCCAAAGATTTTTCATAAAAAAGCGGCCCCGTAA
- a CDS encoding Gfo/Idh/MocA family protein, with protein sequence MQTSRRDFIRSASALAGTGLFSFAPLEILARQRKRVSANEKVQLGVIGCKGMGWSDLRSHLQLSDVECVALCDVDQSVLDQRAADVEKAQGKRPQLYKDYRKMLENKDIDAVIIGTPDHWHCLAMTDSLAAGKHVYCEKPLANSIEECNIMLAAAKRANKIVQIGQWQRSGSHYEKAIEYVRSGKLGNIRLVKVWAYQGWMEPVSVKPDGPVPAGVDYDMWLGPAKKRPFNPNRFHFNFRWFWDYAGGLMTDWGVHEIDIALYAMNAKAPKSVMASGGKLAYPDDASETPDTLQTVYEYEGFNMLWEHATGIDGGNYGLTEGIAFIGNNGTLVLHRGGWSLHPETQTKNGIKVYKIEDIPDQARNGEYLNDHTKNFVQAIKDNNPKILKCGIETGSVAAINAHMGNIAYKTGRKVYWDAAAGSFKNDAEANALIKAHYNNGWQLPKIS encoded by the coding sequence ATGCAAACCTCGCGCAGAGATTTCATCCGTTCGGCCTCCGCATTGGCGGGTACTGGCCTTTTTTCATTTGCACCTTTGGAGATTTTAGCCAGGCAACGCAAACGGGTCTCAGCCAATGAAAAAGTACAACTTGGAGTCATAGGCTGCAAAGGAATGGGCTGGTCAGATTTGCGCTCACACCTTCAACTCAGCGACGTGGAATGCGTAGCCCTCTGCGACGTAGACCAAAGTGTATTGGACCAACGCGCCGCTGATGTAGAAAAGGCACAGGGCAAACGCCCTCAATTGTACAAGGATTACCGTAAAATGCTTGAAAATAAAGACATTGACGCGGTCATTATCGGTACACCCGACCATTGGCATTGCCTAGCCATGACCGATTCATTGGCGGCGGGCAAGCACGTTTATTGCGAAAAACCATTGGCTAATTCCATCGAAGAATGTAACATTATGTTAGCGGCGGCCAAACGGGCCAACAAAATCGTCCAAATCGGGCAGTGGCAACGCAGTGGCTCCCACTACGAAAAAGCCATCGAATACGTACGCTCGGGCAAACTTGGCAACATCCGGTTGGTGAAAGTATGGGCGTATCAGGGTTGGATGGAGCCCGTTTCCGTCAAACCCGACGGCCCCGTTCCTGCGGGCGTAGACTACGATATGTGGCTCGGTCCTGCCAAAAAACGTCCCTTTAACCCCAACCGTTTTCACTTTAATTTCCGTTGGTTTTGGGACTATGCTGGCGGTTTAATGACTGACTGGGGCGTGCATGAAATCGACATTGCCCTCTACGCCATGAACGCCAAAGCCCCTAAATCAGTGATGGCTTCGGGCGGAAAACTAGCCTATCCAGACGACGCATCCGAAACCCCTGACACCCTGCAAACGGTGTATGAATACGAAGGTTTTAATATGTTATGGGAACACGCCACGGGTATCGACGGCGGCAATTATGGTCTTACCGAAGGGATTGCGTTTATCGGCAATAACGGTACGCTCGTACTTCATCGTGGTGGCTGGTCGTTGCATCCTGAAACCCAAACCAAAAACGGCATTAAAGTCTACAAAATTGAAGATATTCCTGATCAGGCCCGCAATGGTGAATACCTCAATGACCACACCAAAAATTTCGTACAGGCCATTAAAGACAACAATCCAAAAATCCTGAAATGTGGCATCGAAACGGGCAGTGTTGCGGCTATCAACGCCCACATGGGCAATATTGCCTACAAAACAGGCCGTAAAGTATACTGGGATGCGGCAGCGGGTTCTTTTAAAAACGACGCCGAAGCTAATGCCCTCATTAAAGCCCATTACAATAACGGCTGGCAACTCCCGAAAATAAGCTAA
- a CDS encoding DUF6973 domain-containing protein produces the protein MMKKNPLRYLSHLLLITLLTGISCNRESLINPPEPVTESVSSDEISIDRAKVLYENSRRIDKTSVNARKKNREEAPDWERAKKLKFKGGRKALVVPVFEMSESATLTTMDSISDKSKLTLAELVTPVQLVLYKDDDGKEVIERMYSKADPAYQKRKKNKSEDRDYTGMHWFEDNDGNFKRGFVYEDGKLIKTLLPKANGATSNLRTTCQTTTYNVTITHYSVTCMTGYGCGDPIYMYSESYSFSVSSGDCQSKHDTDYSPYDNGGGTSDNSTTTNEEQPTEGWTVPEDKITQFIQWLGRLNDKETAWVKANPTKAPAAWWNQTSAVNFSKAKYMCEKDGQTYLDIDGTNQNAFKHAYWNALNTLSFGSSEAKIIGDNHESQDMNSLDAKMDLWNNDLGRKVAETCGCSGSALRQKVLEAIGNGQGRRILKAVGTPPSDHLIVTSSAPNLCYEN, from the coding sequence ATGATGAAAAAAAATCCACTTCGCTATCTTTCACACTTATTGTTGATTACCTTGCTTACAGGGATTTCGTGTAATCGAGAATCATTGATTAATCCTCCCGAGCCAGTTACTGAAAGCGTATCTTCCGATGAAATCTCCATCGATAGGGCAAAGGTTTTGTATGAAAACTCACGGCGGATTGACAAAACCTCCGTCAATGCCCGAAAGAAAAATCGGGAGGAAGCCCCAGATTGGGAGAGAGCAAAAAAACTTAAATTTAAGGGTGGCCGAAAAGCATTGGTCGTGCCTGTTTTTGAAATGTCCGAGTCAGCCACTTTGACTACAATGGACTCTATATCTGACAAAAGCAAGCTGACTCTTGCAGAATTAGTAACTCCTGTGCAGTTGGTTCTTTATAAAGACGACGATGGGAAAGAAGTAATTGAACGTATGTACAGCAAAGCTGATCCAGCCTATCAAAAACGAAAAAAGAATAAATCAGAAGACCGTGACTATACAGGTATGCACTGGTTTGAGGACAATGACGGAAACTTTAAGAGGGGATTTGTGTACGAAGACGGGAAGCTAATCAAAACGTTACTGCCAAAGGCAAACGGTGCTACATCCAACCTACGGACAACCTGCCAAACCACAACCTACAACGTTACCATTACGCATTATTCGGTGACTTGCATGACAGGCTATGGCTGCGGAGACCCTATTTATATGTATTCCGAATCTTATAGCTTTAGTGTAAGCTCCGGAGACTGCCAAAGCAAACACGACACTGATTACTCTCCCTATGACAATGGTGGAGGCACTTCGGACAATAGTACAACTACTAATGAAGAGCAGCCCACTGAAGGCTGGACGGTCCCGGAAGATAAGATAACCCAGTTTATACAGTGGCTTGGGCGCTTAAATGATAAAGAAACCGCTTGGGTAAAAGCAAATCCCACAAAAGCACCAGCCGCATGGTGGAACCAAACCTCAGCGGTGAATTTTTCCAAAGCCAAGTATATGTGTGAAAAAGACGGGCAAACGTATCTGGATATAGATGGAACTAACCAAAATGCGTTCAAACATGCCTACTGGAATGCATTAAATACCTTATCATTTGGGTCATCAGAGGCAAAAATTATAGGGGACAATCACGAAAGCCAAGATATGAACAGCTTAGATGCGAAAATGGACTTATGGAACAATGACCTTGGACGAAAAGTAGCCGAAACCTGCGGATGTAGTGGTTCAGCATTACGTCAGAAAGTTTTGGAGGCAATAGGCAATGGACAAGGGAGGCGTATTCTGAAAGCTGTCGGTACACCACCCTCTGACCACCTAATTGTAACAAGTTCAGCCCCTAATTTATGTTATGAAAACTAG
- a CDS encoding Uma2 family endonuclease, with amino-acid sequence MSTLLKVKYVCQPDLVFIAKEQAQIVGESAIEGAPALIVEVVSKGSVARDYIEKKEDYERFGVQEYWIVDPRNEVVLVYVLENGKYPLFSSAEEQNIVRSSVLAGFETNLKEIFAEG; translated from the coding sequence ATGTCCACTTTGCTCAAGGTGAAGTATGTATGTCAGCCTGATTTAGTATTTATTGCCAAAGAACAGGCGCAGATAGTAGGTGAAAGCGCCATTGAAGGTGCGCCCGCGTTGATTGTGGAAGTGGTTTCAAAAGGCTCCGTAGCACGCGATTATATTGAGAAAAAGGAAGATTATGAGCGTTTTGGTGTGCAGGAATACTGGATTGTAGACCCTCGTAATGAAGTGGTTTTGGTGTATGTACTCGAAAACGGAAAATACCCGCTGTTTTCTTCGGCTGAAGAACAGAACATTGTTCGTTCGAGTGTTTTAGCAGGGTTTGAAACCAACTTGAAAGAAATTTTTGCGGAGGGGTAA
- a CDS encoding serine hydrolase domain-containing protein: protein MKHSFLRLLTLLFFSTSLLFAQSYKPPVFTDPERLKKIEAVLPTIDKIYKEYAEKNHFPGFTYGVVVDGKLIHTGSLGYTDLSKKTTANAQSLFRIASMSKSFTTMAILQLRDAGKLNLDDRADKYIPEMKNTKLLTADAPAITIRHLLTHAAGFPEDNPWGDRQLADTNEELLKLMQNQVAFSNAPGVAYEYSNLGITLLGYIIQKVSGKTYQQFINENILQPLGMAHTKWEYAEVPADKLAHGYRWRNEQWVEEPLLHDGAYGAMGGLITSIEDFSKYTAFHLAAWPPKDDADNGPLKRSSIREMHQPWNISGFAPNYKYPSGRPCATVSAYCYGLNWMRDCDGREYVGHSGGLPGFGSNWRILPQYGIGVVAFANLTYASTVPINLRVLDTLIVSAKLQPRQLPASDILKKRQKELTQLLPNWKNAETSGLFAENFFADYSLEALKNESTTLFEKAGKIISVKEIVPENQLRGRYILEGEKSNLWVSFTLTPENPPLIQEYHIGEVKK from the coding sequence ATGAAACATTCCTTTCTACGACTTCTTACGCTGCTGTTTTTCAGTACCTCCCTCCTCTTCGCTCAATCTTACAAACCACCCGTTTTTACCGACCCAGAGCGGTTGAAAAAGATTGAGGCGGTGCTGCCTACCATCGACAAAATTTACAAAGAATACGCCGAAAAAAACCATTTTCCAGGATTTACGTACGGCGTGGTGGTGGATGGCAAACTCATCCATACGGGTAGCTTGGGTTATACCGACCTGAGCAAAAAAACGACGGCTAATGCGCAATCTCTCTTCAGGATTGCGTCAATGAGCAAGAGTTTTACTACGATGGCTATTTTGCAACTGCGCGACGCTGGCAAGCTCAACCTCGACGACCGTGCCGACAAATACATTCCTGAAATGAAGAATACCAAACTGCTCACCGCCGACGCGCCCGCCATCACCATTCGTCATTTGCTGACCCACGCGGCGGGTTTTCCCGAAGACAACCCTTGGGGCGACCGGCAGTTGGCGGATACAAATGAAGAGTTGCTGAAACTAATGCAAAATCAGGTGGCTTTTTCTAATGCGCCAGGTGTGGCGTATGAGTACAGCAATTTAGGGATTACGTTGTTGGGATACATCATTCAAAAAGTATCGGGCAAAACCTATCAGCAGTTCATCAACGAAAATATCCTACAACCCCTCGGCATGGCCCATACCAAATGGGAATACGCCGAAGTGCCGGCCGATAAACTGGCCCACGGCTACCGTTGGCGCAACGAACAATGGGTGGAAGAACCCCTGCTTCACGACGGAGCCTATGGGGCAATGGGCGGCCTCATCACTTCTATCGAAGATTTTAGCAAATATACGGCCTTCCACTTGGCAGCTTGGCCCCCAAAAGACGATGCTGACAATGGCCCACTCAAACGCAGTTCCATCCGCGAAATGCACCAACCTTGGAACATCAGCGGTTTTGCCCCAAATTACAAATACCCAAGCGGGCGCCCCTGCGCAACGGTATCGGCCTATTGCTACGGACTCAACTGGATGCGCGACTGCGACGGCCGCGAATACGTGGGCCACAGCGGCGGCCTGCCAGGTTTTGGCAGCAATTGGAGAATTTTGCCTCAGTACGGCATTGGGGTTGTTGCTTTTGCTAATCTTACGTATGCTTCAACCGTACCAATCAACCTACGGGTTTTGGACACACTCATCGTGAGTGCCAAGCTACAACCACGGCAATTGCCCGCTTCTGACATCCTCAAAAAACGTCAAAAAGAACTGACACAGCTCCTTCCCAACTGGAAGAACGCTGAAACAAGCGGGCTATTTGCCGAAAATTTCTTTGCCGATTATTCATTAGAAGCATTGAAGAACGAATCAACAACATTGTTTGAAAAAGCGGGTAAAATCATCAGCGTAAAGGAAATTGTACCCGAAAATCAACTGCGAGGACGATACATTCTGGAAGGAGAAAAATCCAATTTGTGGGTTTCATTCACCCTCACACCCGAAAATCCACCGCTAATTCAGGAATATCATATTGGTGAGGTGAAGAAATAG
- a CDS encoding DUF3592 domain-containing protein: MKKSSSLIGGGVFALIGLIMAAVSWNFYKSDKAFMNKSISAIGTVVRWDYMRSTRGETTFYPVIAFETAEGQKIEFRNGVGTTRRKGSYQEGERVKVRYETQNPTNAKIAGFWELWGLTVILGGFGLVFIGAGLKIAFS; encoded by the coding sequence ATGAAAAAATCATCTTCTTTGATTGGGGGAGGAGTATTTGCGTTGATTGGGCTGATTATGGCAGCCGTGAGCTGGAATTTCTACAAAAGTGATAAGGCTTTTATGAACAAATCTATCTCGGCAATCGGGACCGTGGTTCGGTGGGATTATATGAGGTCAACGCGCGGCGAGACTACGTTTTATCCCGTTATTGCTTTTGAGACAGCGGAAGGCCAAAAAATAGAATTTCGCAACGGCGTAGGCACTACCCGCCGCAAGGGCAGCTATCAAGAAGGGGAGCGTGTGAAGGTTCGGTACGAAACTCAAAACCCCACGAATGCTAAAATCGCGGGGTTTTGGGAACTATGGGGCTTGACCGTCATCTTAGGCGGATTTGGGCTGGTTTTTATTGGAGCAGGATTGAAAATTGCCTTCAGTTAA